A window from Drosophila subobscura isolate 14011-0131.10 chromosome O, UCBerk_Dsub_1.0, whole genome shotgun sequence encodes these proteins:
- the LOC117899609 gene encoding complexin isoform X5 — MNFIGAVGGDGGDDGDDKEKAEEEERERQEAIREAEERRKEKHRKMEEEREKMRQDIRDKYNIKKKEEIVEAAPQEEPNPLMRKKKTPEELAAEAEQEELDDFTKLKNQIETQVNELKTQIEGKCVMQ; from the exons ATGAATTTCATTG GCGCTGTAGGAGGTGATGGCGGCGATGATGGCGATGACAAGGAaaaggcagaggaggaggagagggagcGTCAGGAGGCCATCCGCGAGGCCGAGGAGCGACGCAAGGAGAAGCACCGGAaaatggaggaggagcgcgAAAAGATGAGGCAAGACATTCGCGACAAG TACAACATCAAGAAGAAAGAGGAAATCGTTGAGGCGGCACCGCAAGAGGAGCCCAATCCTCTGATGAGGAAAAAGAAGACACCTGAGGAACTGGCCGCCGaggcggagcaggaggagctcgACGATTTCACAA AACtgaaaaatcaaatagaaaCGCAAGTAAATGAGCTAAAAACTCAAATAGAGGGAAAATGTGTCATGCAGTGA
- the LOC117897458 gene encoding charged multivesicular body protein 3, which translates to MGLFGKTPSKDPKEQVQEWTHKIRKEGNQLDRQIRSIQREEDKVKRSLKQAAQKNDRDTCVILAKEIVNARKAVNRIYTSKAHLNSIQMQMKNQLSTLRVAGSLQKSTEVMQAMQNLVRYPELAGIMRDMSKEMMKAGIIEEMLDETMDSLEESEELEEEAAKEVDKVLWEITDGKLGEAPLPPEATPADKTPASPSKVEVDEDDDEGEELQEMQSRLASLRS; encoded by the exons ATGGGTTTATTCGGCAAAACTCCAAGCAAAGACCCCAAAGAACAG GTGCAAGAGTGGACGCACAAGATACGAAAAGAGGGAAACCAGCTGGATCGGCAAATACGCAGCATACAGCGGGAGGAGGATAAGGTGAAGCGCTCGCTCAAACAGGCCGCCCAGAAAAATGACCGTGACACCTGCGTCATTCTGGCCAAAGAAATAGTGAACGCTCGCAAGGCCGTCAATCGCATATACACTTCAAAGGCTCACCTCAACTccatacagatgcagatgaaaaatcaattat CCACACTACGTGTTGCTGGCTCACTGCAGAAGTCAACGGAAGTCATGCAGGCCATGCAGAATCTGGTGCGCTATCCGGAGCTGGCGGGTATTATGCGCGACATGTCGAAGGAGATGATGAAAGCCGGCATTATCGAGGAGATGCTGGATGAGACAATGGACTCACTGGAGGAGTCTGAGGAGCTGGAAGAAGAGGCGGCAAAGGAGGTGGACAAGGTTCTGTGGGAGATAACGGATGGCAAGCTCGGGGAAGCTCCCCTGCCACCAGAGGCTACTCCAGCGGACAAAACACCGGCATCGCCCTCCAAAGTCGAGGTCgatgaggacgatgacgaAGGCGAAGAATTGCAGGAGATGCAGAGCCGGCTGGCATCGCTGCGTTCCTAG
- the LOC117899607 gene encoding uncharacterized protein LOC117899607 encodes MYLKVLAVLLSAVSVSCADSFASVENDLLHFSYKLEQYLDTSKLPCQDFYGYVCSQSANISQTGKDRFQTFLKVADDEQLMDMELQLVNFFKSCESARGPDALKNSQLYRASGGWPAMETAKPNATARRNQTLSWLGLLGHFHEMGSPYFFNAELTMQSNKRLVVLRPDITRRHTMRKFEQRVGELLQSFGIEQSRAHVAALEVLSLERSRREIVKADHIEDEVQFSYGNFKRSAFGNASLARLDWDGYFRKLLGGKTPQATDTIVVKQLPRLVNYFVLLQNTSMNRLLNWIWTDYLMDIVDSDCHQLAETYAGDIYAHVVQRVSADRVELTQMYSAVGKAYTEQLAKSVWVDEISQQSSKQFLGRIMHLTLNGDERLDAIYHDIVLGRRSFYRNLEKLRRFQRKRQHTSQASQQLRQYAQIFDSVNALLGKQNLSSPLNHLLVAEHFARSLVAAGSNSRTPGAWRSTDSERRFAAFQNCSGVPATMVNPNELLLGLLAQRQALSCFKQWLRQPARIPLQERIDSLLGVGRMKLSLIRLYFIGSLLVDCRSELGPLQQERKRQLVHAVMRNSREFGDAFHCHSGDALAGQYQHCNLL; translated from the exons ATGTATCTGAAAGTGTTGGCTGTTCTGCTCTCTGCGGTGAGCGTGAGCTGTGCAGACAGCTTTGCCAGCGTTGAGAACGACCTACTGCACTTCTCGTACAAGCTGGAGCAGTATCTGGACACCAGCAAGCTGCCGTGTCAGGACTTTTACGGCTATGTCTGCAGTCAGAGCGCCAATATCAGCCAGACGGGGAAGGATCGCTTCCAGACCTTCCTCAAGGTGGCCGACGATGAGCAACTAATGGACATGGAGCTGCAGCTTGTCAACTTCTTCAAGTCCTGCGAGAGTGCTCGCGGACCGGATGCCTTGAAGAACTCGCAACTCTACAGGGCGAGCGGCGGCTGGCCTGCGATGGAGACCGCCAAGCCGAACGCCACTGCACGGAGGAACCAGACCCTAAGCTGGCTGGGCCTACTGGGCCACTTCCACGAAATGGGGTCGCCCTACTTCTTCAATGCAGAGCTCACAATGCAGTCGAACAAGAGGCTGGTTGTGCTCCGGCCTGACATCACACGACGGCACACCATGAGGAAGTTTGAGCAGCGGGTTGGCGAGCTTCTTCAGAGCTTTGGCATCGAGCAGAGTCGGGCTCATGTGGCCGCTCTCGAAGTGCTCAGCCTGGAGCGCAGCCGCCGGGAAATTGTCAAGGCGGACCATATAGAGGATGAGGTGCAGTTCAGCTATGGGAACTTCAAGCGCAGCGCTTTCGGTAATGCCTCCTTGGCCAGACTCGACTGGGACGGCTACTTCAGGAAGCTGCTGGGCGGAAAAACGCCACAGGCCACCGACACAATCGTAGTGAAGCAGCTGCCACGGCTCGTCAACTACttcgtgctgctgcagaaCACTAGCATGAACCGTCTGCTCAACTGGATCTGGACGGACTACCTGATGG ACATTGTGGACTCCGACTGCCACCAGCTGGCGGAGACGTACGCCGGAGACATATATGCCCATGTTGTGCAGAGAGTCAGTGCGGACAGGGTGGAGCTCACCCAGATGTATTCGGCGGTGGGAAAGGCCTACACGGAGCAGCTCGCGAAGAGCGTGTGGGTCGACGAAATCTCTCAGCAGAGCTCTAAACAGTTCCTAGGCCGGATCATGCACCTAACCCTTAACGGAGACGAACGCCTGGACGCCATCTACCACGACATTGTGCTGGGACGGCGCAGCTTTTACCGAAATCTCGAGAAACTGCGGCGCTTCCAGCGCAAACGTCAGCACACGTCCCAGGCGAGCCAGCAGTTGCGCCAGTATGCACAGATATTCGACAGCGTCAACGCCCTGCTGGGAAAGCAAAACCTGAGCTCTCCGCTGAACCACTTGCTGGTGGCGGAGCACTTTGCCAGGAGCCTGGTGGCAGCGGGAAGCAACAGCCGTACTCCAGGAGCCTGGCGCAGTACGGACTCGGAGCGAAGGTTCGCCGCGTTTCAGAACTGCAGCGGAGTCCCTGCCACAATGGTGAACCCGAACGAGCTGCTCCTTGGTCTGCTGGCCCAGCGACAGGCCCTCAGCTGCTTCAAGCAGTGGCTCAGGCAGCCTGCGAGGATTCCGCTGCAGGAGCGGATAGACTCTCTTCTCGGCGTTGGGCGgatgaaactgtccctgatccgGCTCTACTTCATCGGAAGTCTACTTGTGGACTGTCGCTCTGAGCTGGGTCCACTGCAGCAGGAACGCAAGCGGCAATTGGTGCACGCCGTTATGCGGAACTCACGCGAATTCGGTGATGccttccattgccattccgGCGATGCTCTCGCCGGACAGTACCAGCACTGCAATCTTCTGTAG
- the LOC117899609 gene encoding complexin isoform X6, whose protein sequence is MNFIGGDGGDDGDDKEKAEEEERERQEAIREAEERRKEKHRKMEEEREKMRQDIRDKYNIKKKEEIVEAAPQEEPNPLMRKKKTPEELAAEAEQEELDDFTKLKNQIETQVNELKTQIEGKCVMQ, encoded by the exons ATGAATTTCATTG GAGGTGATGGCGGCGATGATGGCGATGACAAGGAaaaggcagaggaggaggagagggagcGTCAGGAGGCCATCCGCGAGGCCGAGGAGCGACGCAAGGAGAAGCACCGGAaaatggaggaggagcgcgAAAAGATGAGGCAAGACATTCGCGACAAG TACAACATCAAGAAGAAAGAGGAAATCGTTGAGGCGGCACCGCAAGAGGAGCCCAATCCTCTGATGAGGAAAAAGAAGACACCTGAGGAACTGGCCGCCGaggcggagcaggaggagctcgACGATTTCACAA AACtgaaaaatcaaatagaaaCGCAAGTAAATGAGCTAAAAACTCAAATAGAGGGAAAATGTGTCATGCAGTGA
- the LOC117897457 gene encoding melanization protease 1, with the protein MELKIVFGLLVLFIGERRQAYAQEVFGYCTTPDESSGTCINLKECEYMYELVRRGSISTENRVFLQNSQCGYLNGQVLICCANNRRVNQQPVWGNQGQPRPQQPTTTQRATTSSLLPQPPNCGENFGDRVVGGKETGKREFPWMVLIEYTKPGNVKGHHCGGSLINNRYVITAAHCVSAIPSDWQLTGVRLGEWDTSTNPDCTTEKNGRSDCNALYVDNPVVERVPHPQYPGNARDQLHDIALLRLRDPVSFTENISPVCLPSLASQRDASFLGRKMVVAGWGRTETNFTSNKKLKAEVDTVPLGDCNNRYASQRRIVTSNQICAGGVEGVDSCRGDSGGPLLLEDYNEGYSNYYITGVVSYGPTPCGLKGWPGVYTRVAAYLDFIENNVRP; encoded by the exons ATGGAACTGAAGAttgtttttgggcttttggTGCTATTCATTGGAGAAAGGCGGCAAGCTTACGCACAAG AAGTCTTCGGGTATTGCACAACGCCCGATGAGAGCAGTGGTACGTGCATTAACCTCAAGGAATGCGAATATATGTACGAGCTGGTGCGAAGGGGATCCATCTCGACCGAGAATCGCGTATTCCTACAGAACAGTCAGTGTGGCTATCTCAATGGCCAAGTCCtc ATTTGCTGTGCGAACAACCGCAGAGTCAATCAGCAGCCAGTGTGGGGAAATCAGGGTCAACCGCGCCCGCAGCAGCCCACCACAACACAGCGAGCCACCACTTCGAGCCTGCTGCCCCAGCCGCCCAATTGCGGAGAGAATTTCGGTGACCGCGTGGTTGGAGGAAAGGAAACGGGCAAAAGGGAGTTTCCTTGGATGGTGCTTATTGAGTACACGAAAC CCGGAAACGTCAAAGGCCACCACTGTGGTGGGTCGCTGATCAACAATCGCTATGTAATCACAGCGGCACACTGTGTTTCCGCCATCCCAAGCGACTGGCAGCTGACGGGAGTGCGCTTGGGAGAGTGGGATACGAGCACCAATCCAGACTGCACAACCGAGAAGAACGGCCGCAGCGACTGCAATGCACTCTACGTGGACAACCCCGTGGTTGAACGAGTCCCTCATCCGCAGTACCCAGGCAACGCACGGGACCAGCTGCACGACAttgcgctgctgcggctgagaGACCCAGTCTCATTTACAGAAAACATTTCGCCGGTGTGCTTGCCCAGCTTAGCATCACAGCGAGATGCGAGCTTTCTAGGACGCAAAATGGTAGTCGCCGGTTGGGGTCGTACCGAGACAAACTTTACATCCAACAAAAAGTTGAAGGCGGAAGTGGATACAGTACCACTGGGTGACTGCAACAATCGGTATGCCAGCCAGCGGCGGATCGTGACCTCTAATCAGATTTGCGCTGGCGGCGTTGAGGGAGTCGATTCATGCCGCGGAGATTCTGGAGGGCCCCTTCTGTTGGAAGACTACAACGAGGGATATTCCAATTACTACATCACTGGCGTAGTCTCCTACGGCCCAACACCGTGTGGTCTGAAGGGATGGCCGGGTGTATACACCCGAGTGGCGGCATATCTGGACTTTATTGAGAATAACGTCCGGCCATAG